ACGCGCCGCGCGAGCGGTCCCATTGGCCTTTGTTGACACTCACCATCCGGCCGGCGTGGCAGGTGATGCCGTCGTTCGAAAGGAAGTAGGGCGGGTCGGCGAAGATTAAATCCACACAGCCTTCAGGGATAGCGGGGAGAATTTCAAGGCAGTCACCCTGAAAGATTTTGATGTGGTGCTTGGGGTCGTGGAAGACAGGCGGAGGCAAGCGGGAGCCGGGACTTGTCTCGGTCTTCAACGGAGGCAGAATTTCGGCCATCTTGGACACCGCTTAGGGCTCCCGCCCCGAAGTACCGGGGCCTGACGGGATCGTTGATCAGGGTGTCGCGGGTGTCAAGCCGGGAAGAAAAGTTCACCACAGAGGCACAGAGACGGCAGAGCCAGGAGCAGGAAAAGCCAGGAGCCGGATTAGGGCAATCGGAAGCGCCCTTCTGAGTTTTGCCCGGAGGCGGAGCAAGATCGAGGCGAAGATCTCAGCCTGTGATTCTTTCCAATCCGCCCATGTAGGGTCTTAAGACTTCCGGCACGATAACGGCGCCATCCGGCTGCTGATAATTCTCAATCAAGGCGAGCCAGGTGCGGCCGATGGCGAGGCCGGAGCCGTTCAGGGTGTGGACAAATTCGGTCTTGCCCCGGGGCTGCGGCCTGTAGCGGATACTCGCACGGCGGGCCTGAAAAGATGTGCAGTTCGAGCAGGAAGAGATCTCTTTGAATTCGCCGGTCGAGGGCAGCCAGACCTCGAGGTCGTAGGTCTTGGCCGAGGCAAAGCCCATGTCGCCGGTGCAGAGCATCGTGACGCGGTAGTGGAGCCCGAGCTGTTGCAAGACCTCTTCGGCATCGCGCGCCAGCGATTCGAGCTCGTCGAAGCTCGTCTCAGGCCTTGTCAACTTCACCAGCTCCACCTTTTGGAACTGGTGCTGGCGCATGATGCCGCGGGTTTCTTTGCCGGCCGCGCCGGCTTCCGAGCGAAAACAGCCTGTCCAGGCGGTCAGCTTGATCGGTAGCCGGTCGGGTTCCAGAATTTCGTCGCGGTAAAGATTCGTCAATTGCACCTCGGCGGTGGGCGAGAGCCAGTAGTCGGTGGCCTCGAGATGAAACAGGTCAGCGGCAAATCTCGGCAGATTGCCGGTGCCGACGAGGCACGCCGAATTGACGATGAACGGCGGCAAGACTTCAGTGTAGCCGTGCGAGCGGGTATGGAGGTCGAGCATGAAGGCGGCCAACGCCCGCTCGAGTTGCGCGCCGGCTCCCTGGTAGAGGGCGAAACGCGCTCCGGCAATCTTGGCGGCGCGCGGC
The DNA window shown above is from Candidatus Acidiferrales bacterium and carries:
- the serS gene encoding serine--tRNA ligase — protein: MLDLNFVREHLELVERKTTERGMKVDFHSFRTLDEQRRRAITEAEKLKALRNKANEEIGALRARGEDASEKIARMKEVSDRIKKFDEVIHAYDDSLREFLMSVPNVAHESVPAGSCPEQNLEVRRWGAPPKFDFPPKPHWEVAERLGILDLPRAAKIAGARFALYQGAGAQLERALAAFMLDLHTRSHGYTEVLPPFIVNSACLVGTGNLPRFAADLFHLEATDYWLSPTAEVQLTNLYRDEILEPDRLPIKLTAWTGCFRSEAGAAGKETRGIMRQHQFQKVELVKLTRPETSFDELESLARDAEEVLQQLGLHYRVTMLCTGDMGFASAKTYDLEVWLPSTGEFKEISSCSNCTSFQARRASIRYRPQPRGKTEFVHTLNGSGLAIGRTWLALIENYQQPDGAVIVPEVLRPYMGGLERITG